A genome region from Halobacterium hubeiense includes the following:
- a CDS encoding DUF4184 family protein, with amino-acid sequence MPFTPFHLGPPLLLGVILYKWLDLPALLVGSVIIDVRAALVVFGPLKPPIHGILTTFIGGTIIASLLAAAFSVLPSSIEDLLVRLRLTENTSSRAILAGSLIGVYSHVILDSILYTDARPFSPIAWNPFFVDGVRFIPVYAGCTLAGILGLLALAVKCRSKP; translated from the coding sequence ATGCCCTTCACCCCATTCCACCTCGGTCCGCCCCTCCTTCTAGGAGTTATCCTCTACAAATGGCTTGACCTGCCAGCACTCTTAGTCGGAAGCGTTATCATCGACGTTCGTGCGGCGCTTGTCGTCTTCGGGCCACTCAAACCACCAATCCACGGCATCCTTACGACATTCATCGGCGGCACTATCATCGCAAGCCTACTCGCAGCCGCGTTCTCGGTACTCCCCAGCTCTATTGAAGACCTGCTTGTCCGCCTTCGGCTAACCGAAAACACGTCTTCCAGAGCGATTCTCGCAGGCAGTCTTATTGGCGTGTATTCGCACGTAATTCTCGACTCGATCCTGTATACTGACGCGCGTCCGTTCTCGCCAATCGCATGGAATCCATTCTTCGTCGACGGTGTCCGGTTCATCCCCGTCTACGCCGGCTGCACGCTCGCTGGTATTCTTGGCCTCCTCGCGCTCGCTGTGAAATGCCGATCCAAGCCCTGA